A window from Lactiplantibacillus pentosus encodes these proteins:
- a CDS encoding low temperature requirement protein A — translation MFNFLGRPRTIDDQIDGRKISWLELFYDLIFAVVFSRITDGLVEHLSWTTILNATLIFWWFLWGWSETSGYFDNHGNGSILNVIIINVQMIFTGIGAIFIPEALHGNYTHLTIAFLLIELMLAAVWFGIAHYDRIHGPASRVWANVHLVSAGLLIISLFTPNRWSIAIIVLALIFNLGDVFFANPNLEREYQQTNMTHVVKDSLIERYGLMTMIALGEIIAGLYEAVAESGQSVALSQFIICIILIALVSGSYYLILGELHITLSSSIKVIMTSWLFILDIFLIFGMGIALHLALDEATLTLKLAFSGLLFGSLLVMWAIEKIAVSGRGTGLSGILVILLTLLLLVAVAWLPMMWMLVAVDCIMGLVIVHERYLAHRDVITK, via the coding sequence GTGTTTAATTTTTTAGGCCGGCCACGTACGATTGACGACCAAATCGATGGTCGTAAAATCAGTTGGCTGGAATTATTTTATGATTTAATATTTGCCGTCGTTTTCTCACGAATCACTGATGGGCTCGTCGAACATTTGTCTTGGACCACGATCTTGAATGCAACGTTGATATTTTGGTGGTTTCTCTGGGGATGGAGTGAGACTTCCGGGTACTTTGATAATCACGGCAATGGTTCAATTTTAAACGTCATTATCATTAATGTTCAGATGATATTCACAGGAATCGGTGCGATTTTTATTCCAGAAGCGCTACATGGTAATTACACGCATCTGACGATTGCGTTCTTACTGATTGAGCTGATGCTTGCTGCAGTCTGGTTTGGTATTGCACACTATGATCGAATTCATGGACCTGCATCGCGGGTTTGGGCGAATGTCCACCTAGTTTCAGCGGGGTTGCTCATTATCAGCCTATTTACCCCCAATCGGTGGTCTATTGCGATAATTGTACTGGCGTTGATCTTTAATCTCGGTGATGTTTTCTTTGCTAACCCTAATTTGGAACGTGAATATCAACAAACTAATATGACACACGTCGTTAAGGATTCACTCATTGAGCGTTACGGGCTGATGACCATGATCGCATTAGGTGAAATCATTGCGGGTTTGTATGAAGCCGTTGCCGAAAGTGGTCAGTCTGTGGCCCTCAGTCAGTTTATTATTTGTATTATCCTGATTGCGTTAGTCAGTGGCAGTTATTATTTGATTCTAGGGGAACTGCATATCACGTTGTCTTCTTCAATCAAGGTTATTATGACTAGTTGGCTCTTTATTTTGGATATCTTCTTGATTTTTGGCATGGGGATCGCATTGCATTTAGCGTTGGATGAAGCGACCTTAACACTGAAGTTAGCCTTCTCTGGATTGTTATTTGGTAGCTTGCTAGTGATGTGGGCCATCGAAAAAATTGCCGTAAGTGGCCGCGGAACGGGGCTGTCGGGGATACTGGTTATCTTGTTGACCCTCTTGTTACTCGTGGCGGTTGCTTGGCTGCCAATGATGTGGATGCTTGTGGCGGTCGATTGCATTATGGGCTTAGTGATCGTCCACGAACGGTATTTGGCACATCGTGATGTCATAACTAAATGA